A single genomic interval of Camelina sativa cultivar DH55 chromosome 11, Cs, whole genome shotgun sequence harbors:
- the LOC104722990 gene encoding uncharacterized protein LOC104722990: protein MTNSRVYLCLIFLSLVTTPPVLCSRSPRLAAPSAAIGKKHGKAHVHSPALLVSGSPKVDSSSSSMTKIDEPATNSVSDSPKVDSSSSSSMTKIDEPATNSVSDSPRVDSSSSSMMTKIDEPATNSAIAGFFRHKFPFQGWPFHKYAPFPMGKPTNPSVPATTPSSSGAASAEEEESEKVPSSPNKGNNRDGGNA from the coding sequence ATGACAAACTCAAGAGTTTACCTCTGCCTAATCTTTCTCTCATTGGTTACTACTCCACCTGTGCTCTGCTCTCGCAGTCCGAGACTCGCAGCACCATCAGCTGCAATAGGGAAGAAGCATGGGAAAGCACATGTTCATTCTCCGGCATTGCTTGTTTCTGGTTCCCCCAAGGTTGATTCATCATCCTCCTCCATGACCAAGATTGATGAGCCTGCAACAAACTCTGTTTCTGATTCCCCCAAAGTTGAttcatcctcatcctcctccatgACCAAGATTGATGAGCCTGCAACAAACTCTGTTTCTGATTCCCCCAGGgttgattcatcatcatcttccatgATGACCAAGATTGATGAGCCTGCAACAAACTCTGCGATAGCCGGTTTCTTCAGGCATAAGTTCCCATTCCAAGGCTGGCCTTTCCACAAGTATGCTCCTTTTCCAATGGGTAAGCCTACAAATCCCTCTGTTCCTGCAACAACACCGTCGTCTTCTGGAGCTGCTTCTGCTGAGGAAGAGGAATCTGAGAAGGTGCCTTCTTCTCCAAACAAAGGAAACAACAGAGATGGAGGCAACGCGTAA